One window of Mucilaginibacter inviolabilis genomic DNA carries:
- a CDS encoding glutaminase family protein, with product MKRFPLVACLALAGFLARAQATKAPAYPLITHNPYFSIWSFTDNLNESTTHHWTGKDQSMLGLIKVDGTVYRFMGKEPVEYKTVLAAADEKPYACKFTETEPSKDWASAKFDDSSWKTGTAPFSNDKQAAKTLWTGRDIWVRRTFTLNDLNFNKLWLRLHHDDEAEVYINGKKVNEQGGANGDLQYFILSDDAVSALKKGENVLALHCTNTGGGAWLDAGLADELKPTGHTALELAKQTSVTINATQTIYNFKCGKADLQLTFTSPLLMSDLNLLSRPVSYISYKVKSNDGASHDVKVYFGASADIARNTAQQPVTTQQYTSGTLSVLKAGTIEQPILQKKGDDLRIDWGYMYVAVPKAANAQQYVSTGKQAVDSFFSGDSKSTVKEGSNLVLNTVIPFGKVGKTAVAKFVELGYDDITPVQYFHTNLKPWWQNAQTKTIEQVLAKAAVEYPGILQKCAAFNTSMYKDAQNAGGTNYAKLCVLAYRQSIAAHVLVKSPQGEILFLSKENFSNGSINTVDITYPSSPLYLLYNPKLMEGMMNGIFYFSESGKFAHDFAAHDLGTYPLANGQTYGEGMPVEESGNMLALTLAIAKANGNNPAYAKKHWKILTTWTNYLAKEGLDPANQLCTDDFAGHLARNANLSAKAIVGVGCYARLADLLGQKDVAAKYRAMAKDMVSKWMKMADAGDHYSLVFDKKDTWSQKYNIIWDKILGLNLFPQSVYDREVKFYLTKQNQYGLPLDSRKTYTKSDWIIWTATLAKNKADFEALANPVYKYAMETPTRVPLSDWHETTNGKQVGFQARSVVGGYFMKLLQQKWSAK from the coding sequence ATGAAAAGGTTCCCATTAGTTGCTTGCCTTGCATTGGCCGGTTTTTTGGCCAGGGCACAGGCTACCAAAGCTCCTGCTTATCCGCTTATCACACACAATCCTTATTTCAGTATCTGGTCGTTCACCGATAACCTGAATGAATCTACCACTCATCACTGGACAGGTAAAGATCAATCAATGCTGGGTTTGATTAAAGTTGATGGCACCGTTTACCGTTTTATGGGCAAAGAGCCGGTTGAATATAAAACTGTACTGGCTGCAGCTGATGAAAAACCTTATGCCTGTAAGTTTACAGAGACAGAACCTTCCAAAGATTGGGCGTCTGCCAAATTTGATGATAGCAGCTGGAAAACGGGGACTGCTCCATTTAGTAATGATAAACAGGCTGCCAAAACCTTATGGACAGGTCGTGATATCTGGGTACGCCGCACTTTTACCCTGAACGATTTGAATTTTAATAAACTTTGGCTAAGGCTGCACCACGATGACGAAGCCGAGGTTTACATCAATGGTAAAAAAGTAAACGAACAAGGGGGCGCCAATGGCGATCTGCAATATTTTATACTTTCTGACGATGCAGTAAGCGCATTGAAAAAAGGCGAAAATGTATTGGCTTTACATTGTACCAACACCGGTGGCGGTGCCTGGCTTGATGCCGGTTTGGCCGATGAGCTTAAACCAACAGGCCATACTGCTTTGGAACTGGCAAAACAAACCAGCGTAACCATAAATGCTACCCAAACTATTTACAATTTTAAATGCGGGAAGGCCGATCTGCAGCTTACCTTCACCTCGCCATTGCTGATGAGTGATCTTAATCTTTTATCACGTCCGGTGTCTTATATCAGCTATAAAGTAAAATCAAATGATGGGGCATCACATGATGTAAAAGTTTACTTTGGTGCATCGGCAGATATTGCACGCAATACAGCACAACAACCGGTAACCACGCAACAATACACATCGGGTACGCTGTCGGTTTTAAAAGCAGGCACCATAGAGCAGCCCATATTGCAAAAGAAAGGCGACGATCTGCGTATCGACTGGGGATATATGTATGTGGCCGTACCAAAAGCAGCCAATGCACAACAATATGTAAGCACCGGTAAACAAGCTGTCGATTCATTTTTTAGCGGCGACAGCAAATCAACGGTAAAAGAGGGAAGCAACCTGGTTTTAAATACCGTGATACCTTTTGGTAAAGTGGGTAAAACAGCCGTGGCTAAATTTGTGGAGCTGGGCTATGATGATATTACACCGGTACAATACTTTCATACCAATTTAAAACCATGGTGGCAAAACGCGCAAACTAAAACCATAGAACAGGTACTGGCAAAAGCTGCCGTGGAATATCCTGGTATTCTGCAAAAATGTGCTGCATTTAATACCTCTATGTATAAAGATGCTCAAAATGCTGGTGGTACTAATTACGCTAAACTGTGTGTACTGGCTTACAGACAATCTATTGCTGCTCATGTACTGGTAAAAAGCCCGCAAGGTGAAATCTTATTTCTGTCGAAAGAGAATTTCAGTAATGGCTCCATCAATACTGTTGATATTACTTATCCCTCGTCGCCCTTATATTTGCTTTACAACCCTAAATTGATGGAAGGTATGATGAATGGGATCTTCTATTTTAGCGAAAGCGGTAAATTTGCCCATGATTTTGCTGCCCACGATCTGGGCACCTATCCTTTAGCCAATGGTCAAACTTATGGGGAAGGTATGCCTGTAGAAGAGTCTGGTAATATGCTGGCATTAACTTTGGCTATAGCGAAAGCGAATGGCAATAACCCTGCTTATGCCAAAAAGCACTGGAAAATATTAACCACCTGGACAAATTACCTGGCTAAAGAAGGCTTAGATCCTGCCAATCAGCTTTGTACCGATGATTTTGCCGGTCACCTGGCCCGTAACGCCAATTTATCGGCCAAAGCTATTGTGGGGGTAGGTTGTTATGCCCGCCTGGCTGATTTGCTTGGTCAGAAGGACGTGGCTGCAAAATACAGGGCAATGGCTAAAGATATGGTAAGCAAATGGATGAAAATGGCCGACGCCGGCGATCATTATTCGCTGGTGTTTGATAAAAAAGATACCTGGAGTCAGAAATATAATATTATCTGGGATAAGATACTGGGCTTAAATCTGTTCCCGCAATCGGTTTATGACCGGGAGGTAAAGTTTTATCTAACCAAACAAAATCAGTACGGATTGCCATTGGATAGCCGTAAAACCTACACCAAAAGCGACTGGATCATCTGGACAGCTACTTTAGCCAAAAACAAAGCCGATTTTGAGGCGTTGGCTAACCCGGTTTACAAATATGCTATGGAAACACCAACCCGTGTACCCCTGAGCGACTGGCACGAAACTACCAATGGTAAACAGGTAGGTTTCCAGGCACGTAGCGTAGTGGGTGGCTATTTTATGAAGCTTTTACAACAAAAATGGAGCGCTAAATAA